A region of Clarias gariepinus isolate MV-2021 ecotype Netherlands chromosome 25, CGAR_prim_01v2, whole genome shotgun sequence DNA encodes the following proteins:
- the dnajb6a gene encoding dnaJ homolog subfamily B member 6a isoform X4 — MVEYYQILGVPKEASPDDIKKAYRKLALKWHPDKNPDNKDEAETRFKEISEAYEVLSDANKRSVYDQYGKEGLSGGGGRYHNGDAFQGFTFRNPEDVFRDFFGGRDPFADFFGDDPFGDDFFGGGRRQQQRGMSRSRTGGSFFSGGFGGFGGFGGFPSFAPTFTSFDTGFGSYGHMGQMGGGGFTAFSSSSFGGGGGGGGSGMGNFRSVSTSTKYVNGRKITTKRIVENGQERVEVEEDGQLKSLTINGKEQLLRLEHK, encoded by the exons ATGGTGGAATATTACCAGATATTAGGAGTACCCAAAGAAGCCAGTCCGGATGACATCAAGAAAGC GTACAGGAAACTGGCCCTGAAGTGGCATCCGGATAAAAACCCCGACAACAAGGACGAGGCAGAGACGAGGTTTAAAGAAATCTCCGAGGCGTATGAAGTCCTTTCAGATG CCAATAAGCGGAGTGTGTACGATCAGTATGGTAAAGAAGGTCTGTCAGGCGGAGGAG GACGCTACCATAACGGTGACGCCTTCCAGGGTTTCACATTCCGTAATCCCGAAGACGTCTTCAGGGATTTCTTCGGTGGTCGCGACCCTTTCGCTGATTTCTTTG GAGACGATCCATTCGGAGACGATTTCTTTGGCGGGGGTCGGCGGCAGCAGCAGCGCGGGATGAGCAGAAGCCGGACAGGCGGCTCCTTCTTCTCTGGTGGATTTGGAGGGTTCGGGGGTTTCGGCGGCTTCCCGTCTTTTGCACCAACGTTCACATCGTTCGATACAG GTTTCGGCTCTTATGGTCACATGGGGCAGATGGGCGGAGGCGGATTCACGGCCTTCTCTTCCAGCTCGTTCGGTGGCGGAGGAGGGGGCGGGGGCAGCGGGATGGGGAACTTCCGCTCCGTGTCCACGTCCACCAAATATGTTAACGGCAGAAAAATCACCACGAAAAG AATCGTAGAGAACGGACAGGAGCGAGTGGAAGTCGAGGAAGACGGGCAGTTAAAATCGCTAACTATAAATGGTAAGGAACAGCTGCTGCGACTGGAGCACAAGTAA
- the dnajb6a gene encoding dnaJ homolog subfamily B member 6a isoform X3 — MVEYYQILGVPKEASPDDIKKAYRKLALKWHPDKNPDNKDEAETRFKEISEAYEVLSDANKRSVYDQYGKEGLSGGGAGRYHNGDAFQGFTFRNPEDVFRDFFGGRDPFADFFGDDPFGDDFFGGGRRQQQRGMSRSRTGGSFFSGGFGGFGGFGGFPSFAPTFTSFDTGFGSYGHMGQMGGGGFTAFSSSSFGGGGGGGGSGMGNFRSVSTSTKYVNGRKITTKRIVENGQERVEVEEDGQLKSLTINGKEQLLRLEHK; from the exons ATGGTGGAATATTACCAGATATTAGGAGTACCCAAAGAAGCCAGTCCGGATGACATCAAGAAAGC GTACAGGAAACTGGCCCTGAAGTGGCATCCGGATAAAAACCCCGACAACAAGGACGAGGCAGAGACGAGGTTTAAAGAAATCTCCGAGGCGTATGAAGTCCTTTCAGATG CCAATAAGCGGAGTGTGTACGATCAGTATGGTAAAGAAGGTCTGTCAGGCGGAGGAG CAGGACGCTACCATAACGGTGACGCCTTCCAGGGTTTCACATTCCGTAATCCCGAAGACGTCTTCAGGGATTTCTTCGGTGGTCGCGACCCTTTCGCTGATTTCTTTG GAGACGATCCATTCGGAGACGATTTCTTTGGCGGGGGTCGGCGGCAGCAGCAGCGCGGGATGAGCAGAAGCCGGACAGGCGGCTCCTTCTTCTCTGGTGGATTTGGAGGGTTCGGGGGTTTCGGCGGCTTCCCGTCTTTTGCACCAACGTTCACATCGTTCGATACAG GTTTCGGCTCTTATGGTCACATGGGGCAGATGGGCGGAGGCGGATTCACGGCCTTCTCTTCCAGCTCGTTCGGTGGCGGAGGAGGGGGCGGGGGCAGCGGGATGGGGAACTTCCGCTCCGTGTCCACGTCCACCAAATATGTTAACGGCAGAAAAATCACCACGAAAAG AATCGTAGAGAACGGACAGGAGCGAGTGGAAGTCGAGGAAGACGGGCAGTTAAAATCGCTAACTATAAATGGTAAGGAACAGCTGCTGCGACTGGAGCACAAGTAA